DNA sequence from the Flavobacteriales bacterium genome:
GAGATTTACGCAAAGACGTCCAGGCCAATGAGCCGAGCATGGAAAAAAGACGAGAGCGATTAAAAGCGGCAGTGGAAGGATTCCGGTTGGCCGGAACGGTCGAGTATCCTGCTGCCTGGATGGCACAGAAAGCCTCATCTGATTCATAACGAGGGTGGTGCGGTATGGTGTTGTTGGAATTCAGCATGTCTCCCCTGGGAAAAGGCGAAAGCGTGGGGAAATACGTCTCCCGTTCTTTACAGATTATCGACAAAAGCGGAGTCGAGTATCGCCTGAATCCCATGGGGACGGTGCTCGAAGGAGAATGGGATGACGTGTTTGACGTGGTGCGGCAATGTTATGAACGGATGAAGAAG
Encoded proteins:
- a CDS encoding MTH1187 family thiamine-binding protein; translation: MVLLEFSMSPLGKGESVGKYVSRSLQIIDKSGVEYRLNPMGTVLEGEWDDVFDVVRQCYERMKKDCGRISCTMKVDYRKGHSGRLSGKVASVEKRLKKKLKT